A section of the Glycine max mitochondrion, complete genome genome encodes:
- the atp8 gene encoding ATPase subunit 8: MPQLDKFTYFTQFFWSCLFLFTFYIPICNDGDGVLGISRILKLRNQLVSNRGNKIRSNDPKSLEDIFRKGFSTGVSYLYSSLFEVSKWCNAVDLLGKRRKITFLSCFGEISGSRGMERNILYLISKSSYGASSSNPGWVITCRNYIMLIHVPHGQGRIKK, from the coding sequence ATGCCTCAACTGGATAAATTCACTTATTTCACACAATTTTTCTGGTCATGCCTTTTCCTCTTTACTTTTTATATTCCCATATGCAATGATGGAGATGGAGTACTTGGGATCAGCAGAATTCTAAAACTACGCAACCAACTGGTTTCAAACCGGGGGAACAAAATCAGGAGCAACGACCCCAAGAGTTTGGAAGATATCTTTAGAAAAGGTTTTAGCACCGGTGTATCCTATTTGTACTCTAGTTTATTCGAAGTATCAAAATGGTGTAACGCCGTCGACTTATTGGGAAAAAGGAGGAAAATCACTTTTCTCTCTTGTTTCGGAGAAATAAGTGGCTCACGAGGAATGGAAAGAAACATCTTATATTTGATCTCGAAGTCCTCATATGGCGCTTCTTCTTCAAATCCTGGATGGGTGATCACTTGTAGGAATTACATAATGCTAATCCATGTTCCACACGGCCAAGGAAGAATAAAAAAATAA
- the orf110d gene encoding hypothetical protein: MSVIRGIAFLCIYAISRFFSSRPPFLLSFFVGSQGYRLLVVRGGISGSAADPNYPSGDSVTHCFLSFQSLWVLCFKSLVYLSFNGLPSGEALTTGISGSSSPATGTSLAT, encoded by the coding sequence ATGAGCGTGATAAGAGGGATTGCTTTCCTCTGTATCTACGCAATTTCCCGCTTCTTTTCCTCGCGTCCTCCTTTCCTTCTTTCATTCTTTGTTGGCTCGCAGGGATATCGATTACTGGTCGTAAGGGGTGGGATATCTGGTTCAGCAGCAGATCCTAATTACCCTTCTGGTGACTCCGTAACTCATTGCTTCCTCTCTTTTCAAAGCTTGTGGGTGCTCTGCTTCAAGAGTCTAGTCTATTTATCATTTAACGGATTGCCGAGCGGAGAAGCGTTAACTACTGGGATATCGGGGAGTTCCTCTCCAGCTACTGGAACTTCCCTCGCTACATGA